The genomic window TGCAGCGCCACTGGCGCGGAAGCGGCGCGCCGCTGCTGCTGCTGCCGATCGCCGAGGGAGCCTTCCAGGCCAACCCAGATGCCTTCCTGAGGCTGGGGCAGAAGTTGCAGGCAGGTTTGCTGGACGGCGTCCCCGTGCAGCTGGCCCCGCTGGCAGAACTCATCGACCAGGGCAGCTGGGTAGAGCTGCCTGCCCAAGCGCCAGGGACCGTGCTTCTACCGCCTGCGCCCATAGCCACCCCGTTGCGGGCTGGCACCAGCCAGACCCCCCTTAGCGCCAAGGAGGAGCAAGAACTCGAACGCGAGGACATCAGCATTGGCGAACTCGCCGATCGGCTCTGGCGCAGCTCCTCCCTGGAAGAGCAGGGCGAGGTGCTGGAGCAGTTAGTGCGGCGCCTAGGACCCGACTCCCGGCTGCAGGGGCCGGCCGGCAGCCAACCAGTGCGCCTGCATGACCTGTTGGAGGAGGTCTACCGCCGCGCCCTGGCCGAAGCCGACTGGAACGTGGTGCGGCGGGTTGCTGGCGCCCTCGATCTGGTCCATCCCCAGCTGGAAGATGCCCTCACCGACCTGCTGGTGCGCCAGAAGCAGGTGGTGGTAGGACGCAACTACACCAGCGATTCGCGCATCAGCGAGCCCCAGGGCAGCGCCAGCATCGCCGCCATGATCCGTCGCTTCAGCGGCGAAGACGGCCGTGAATGGATGCTGCAGCAGGAATTGCTACTTGCCCTCGACAGCCTGGCCCGCCACGAGCCGGCCCTGCTGAGCGGCAGCCTCACCCTGCAACTGGGACAGCTGCTGCTGCTACTCACCGGCGAACTGGCCAGCGAAGCCGAGCTCAACCCCATCGACGCCTTCGAAGCCCTTTGCGATCAGCCCCCCCACGCCATCCAGCGCCGGCTGCGGACCGTGCTGGCTGATCTGGAACATGCCAAAGCCTCCCTGCAGCGCCAGGAGCAACTGCATGTGAGCGGCCGGGTGCGTTGGGACGTTCCCGATCCCCTGGCAGAGCTACCCAAGGGCGGCTGCTGGCTGCAACATCGGCTGCGGCTCGGGGCCCTAGGGCGCGTGCCCCGCGATTTCTATCCCGGTATCTGGGATCTACTGCACCACTGCCACGGCATCGTCATCGGCGACAAGCTGGAGAAGCGCAACCGCCTGGACAGCGGTCCCCTATTGAGTGAAAAGACACCTGGCGAACGTAATTTCGCCGCCCTTGTCGATCACCTGCTCAGCAAAATCGAAGCGCCCGACTATCGGCAGCTGTGTACGGAAACCCTGCTCACCTTGATCACCTTTATGGGTACTAATCCCGAGGTGGTATTTGACGACGACCTGGTGTTAGACGTGGTGATCGGTCACGCCGTGAGGGTGGGCTGGCAGCAACGCCACCCAAATATTCCTGAATCCCAATACGGCCTGCACAAGGCAGACGCCTGGGATCAGTTTTATCTGGCTTCGCCAGCTGATTGCCGCCGCTGGCAGCTGGCAGCTCTGCGCCAGCTCACCAGCCTGGAAATAGCCCCAGCCGCAAGGGCAAGTTCGACGACCTAGATCGGCGCCTCCAGGCTCATGCAGAGATTGGGCTGCTCGACGCACTGCTCAATCAGGTCAGCCAGCTGCAAAGCCCGGGAAGCCTGCAAGCCATCCACCGCCGGGGTCTCCACACCCCGCACGCACTGGAGGAAATGCTCTAGTTCGGCGTAAAGGGGCTCAATGGAGGTGGTACTGACCTCTTCAATTACTCCATCGGATCTGTAAACCAGCTCGCCGTGATCTGCGCTCACCGACTCGTGAGCGCGGCGATGAATGTGTAAGGTGCGATTAAGAAAATCCGTCTCTACCAAGCTGCCGCGGCAGTGGGCACTAAGGCTGCGAATCTTGCGATGGGCCATCTTGCTAGCCGTCAGGCTGGCCACCACACCATTAGCAAAGGCCAAGGTGGCGTTGACGTAGTCGATTGGTCCCTCAGCACTGCGACCTCCGGCCGCCGCCAGGCGAATCACTGGCGCCCCAGCCAGCTCCAGCACAAGGTCAATGTCGTGGATCATCAGGTCGAGCACCACCGACACGTCATTGGCGCGGTCTGGGTTGGGACTGTGACGGCGCGCTTCAAGCACTACCACCTCCTCATTGGCCACAACCTTGACCAATTCCCGGAAGGCGGGATTGAAGCGCTCGATATGGCCCACCTGCAGCAGACGACCGGCCTGCTCGGCCGCATGGATCAACTCAACCGCCTCCTCCTGACTGGCCGCAATCGGCTTCTCGATCAGCACGTGCACCCCGGCCTTCAGGCAGGCCAAGCCGACGCGGTGGTGAAGCAGGGTGGGAACGGCGATACATACAGCGTCCACCTCGGGCAACATTTCCTCGTAGGAGGGGAACCAGCGGCAACCGAACTGCTCGGTAGCTAGCTGACCGCGGCTCCCATCTGGATCAGCCACCCCCACCAGTTCGGCGTCTTTGATCAGGCTCAGCACCCGGGCGTGGTGCCAACCCATGTTGCCGATGCCGATGACACCCACGCGCACAGGGTTCAAGGCAGGGGCTCTCAACTGAGGGCATTATCGGGGGTACGGGGGCCCAGACCGCTGATCAGCCGCCCTCGGTGCGCTCCGGTTCGACGACTGGACGCTCGATCTGCACTCGCTCAATGCGCGGGCCATCCATGGCCAGCACCCGAAATTGGTGGCCTTTCCAACGCAAACCTTCACCGGCCGAGGGAATGTGCTGCAAGCGCTCAAGCAGGAAGCCAGCAAGCGTGTGATGACCTTCCGCCTCAGGCAACTGCAGCGCTAGCTGCCTGTTGAGTTCGAAGATTTCCAGGTCACCTGCCACCGACCAGCAGCCTTCGCCGAGTTGCTGCAGATCCTGGGCCGCCTCAAGGGAATCTTCTTCCTCGCCAACAATCTCGCTAGTGAGGTCGGCCACCGTGACCAGCCCCTCCGTACCACCATGCTCATCCACCACCACCAGCAGGGGCTGACCACTGCGAATCAGGGGCAGGAGCTCCGCCAGGGAAGTGCTCTCCTGCACCAGCGCCACGGGGGTGATGTAGGGAGCCAGGGGAGTGTCGGCGCTGAGCAGGCCCCTGGCAATGGGATCAGCAAGACGCCGCAAGTCAAGCACCCCACGCACGTCGTCGAGGGAGCTGCCGATCACCGGGAAGCGGGCGTGGGCGGTGTCATGGACCTCGCGCATCAGCTCGGCAAAACTCACATCCAGGGGCAGGGTGACCATGCCGGATCTGGGCACCATCACCTCCCTCACCAAGGTGTCCCGCAGCGAAAAGACTCCCTCCAAAATGTTGCGTTCGTCGGGCATAAGACCGGTGACGTTGCCGGTTTCGATCAAGGTTTCAAGCTCGCCAGCTGACAGGGCAGGCACCAGCTCATCCCAGTTACGGGGTAAGCCCAGCAGGTGCAGCAGCACTCCGCTGCAACGCTCAATGAGGGAAAGCAAGGGGGACAGGTTGCGACTCACCGCAGCCAGCAATGGCGCCAGTCGCAAAGCCGAGCTTTCGGGACGATGCAACACCCAGGCCTTGGGCAGTAAGCCGCCCAGCACGGTGGCAAGCATTACCAGGACAAGAAATAGGCCGGCATCAAGCCAAACCTGGGGAATGGCTCCAGCACCACTTCTGGCGGCAATAGCCAAGCCGAGCTGTTCAGCCAAGCCGCGACCGGCCCAGCCCAATGCCACCAAAGCGAGCGCCGTACCCAGCTGGGTAGCCACCAGGACTCGCCGGAGACGGTGTTGCAGCTTGGCAACGGCTTGGGCACCGGGCTCACCGGCCTCCTGCAGTTGCTGCACCCGGCTAGGCCGCAGGCGAATCAGGGCGAATTCCCCAGCGGCAAAAAAAGCCAGCAGAGCCAGCAAAACGGCCAGCGCCAGGACTTGAATCACAGGAAGCCCAGCCAGGAGAGCCATCAGTGCCCTGACGATAGGGGTTGCTGGGCAATCAGACCGCTGGGGTTGACTGAACCAAGGTGAAATGGGGGTCCCGAGGATCGAACTCGGCTAAGGCGAATTATGAGTTCGCTGCATTCACCAGATTGCTAGACCCCCGAGCCAGCAGTGCTACCAGAGGCCACGCACCGGAGCACCATAGCTGGCACCGCCATCCTGCCAGCCGCGGCCATCAGGCTGGGAGCCAGCGGATCCCAGCCTGCCGGAATAGCCATTTGAAACATCCCCCGTACGCCAGGGCATGGGATCACTCTGCTGCTGAAGTAACACTTGATAGGTATTTTCCACTGCCGTGCCATCCCAGATGATCGTTTGATCGGGGAAGCCGAAGCCCATCACCCTGGTGCCATCACCACCACCCATGGCGATGCCAAATAGATCGGTGATTTGATTGGTGAGGCTCACGCCGCGAGCAAATGGTGCCGTGTAGCTGTAAAAGCGTTGCTCCATCAGCTGGGGCGTGGTCTGCACGACGCCACAGCGGGTAACTTCAACGGGTCCGGCAGCTCCCCCATCGACTGCCTGCCCAGTGCTGTTTGGGGCCTCCAAGGTCGTGGTGCAAACCACAGGGCCCGCCGCTGCAGGGGCCGAGACCAAGGCTCCAACCGAGCACCATGCGGCTACAGCCGAGGACCCTGCGGCTACAGCCAAACCCAAAGTGGACCTTAAGTTGGTGCCGTAAGCCATTGATCCCATCAGCCCAGGGCTGATCCTGTCGTGATGGTCGCAAACTAGTCAACCAATCGCAGATGCACCAGATGTTGTCGACCGTTTCCCTGGCTGCCACGTCATTCACTGCCAGCCCCGCAGAGATGCGCCTGGCCCTGCTTCCCCTGCTCGCCTCCCAGGCCTACCGCCACGGCAACTTCACCTTGGCTTCCGGGCGGAGTAGCCACCATTACGTCAATTGCAAGCCAGTCAGCCTCAGCGGAACTGGCTTGGCCCTGCTCGGCGCCCTGATGCTCGACCAGGTGGAAACGGAAGCGCGGGCGGTTGCCGGCCTCACCCTGGGGGCAGACCCCCTGGTGAGCGCAGTGGCGATGAGGGCTGCCTTGGAGGGCCGGGAGCTCAATGCTCTGATCGTGCGCAAAGAGGCCAAGGGCCACGGCACCGGTGCCTGGCTGGAGGGGCCGCTGCCGGAACCGGGCAGCACCATCACCGTGCTTGAAGACGTAGTCACCACTGGCGGCTCTTCCCTAAAGGCCGTGCAACAGCTGCGGGAGGCTGGCTACACGGTGAGCCGGGTAGTGACAATCGTTGATCGCCAGGAGGGGGGCGTCGAGGCGATGACGGCTGCCGGGCTCGAGCTGCGCAGCCTGTTTCTGCTGGACGAGGTGGCTACCACCGCCGCGGGCCTGGCCAACTCATGAGCTCCGATCCCTGGGGCTGGCAGCCCAGCGGCCCGTGTCGAAGCGAGCAAGCGGGCTACCTGATCCGCCTGGATGGCCCAGATACGGGCAGATTTCTACACGGCCAAACCAGCTCGGCAATCGAAGGCCAGCAGCCCGGCAGCTGGATACCCAGCTGTTGCACCACCGCCACCGGTCGCCTGAGGGCCCTCGCCGAGGTGTTGGTGGATAGGGATGGGGCCTGGCTGCTGCTGCGCGGCGCTGATGGCACCGCCCTTTGGCAGGCCCTTGAGCGGGTGCTGTTCCCCGCCGATCGGGTGCAACTGGGTCCGGTAACCCCGGTGCGTTGGATCACACCACTTGGGGCTGGCTGCGACGGCCTGCCTCAGGTTGCTGATGGGAGCTGGATTGCTCTGGAAGATGGCAGCGGCTGGTTGCTGGGCCGCCAGTTGGTCCTGCTGGCCAACGCCGAGCTGCCCGCCTGGCTAGCCGATCGAGCGCCCCTGCCGGCCAGGGAACAGCAGCGTTGGCGCATCCAGCAGGGGCTGCCGGCGGCCCCAGGTGAGATCAACGACGACACCAACCCCTTCGAAGTAGGGCTCGCCGATCGGGTGAGCCTCAGCAAGGGCTGCTACGTGGGCCAGGAAAC from Cyanobium sp. Tous-M-B4 includes these protein-coding regions:
- a CDS encoding hemolysin family protein; the protein is MQVLALAVLLALLAFFAAGEFALIRLRPSRVQQLQEAGEPGAQAVAKLQHRLRRVLVATQLGTALALVALGWAGRGLAEQLGLAIAARSGAGAIPQVWLDAGLFLVLVMLATVLGGLLPKAWVLHRPESSALRLAPLLAAVSRNLSPLLSLIERCSGVLLHLLGLPRNWDELVPALSAGELETLIETGNVTGLMPDERNILEGVFSLRDTLVREVMVPRSGMVTLPLDVSFAELMREVHDTAHARFPVIGSSLDDVRGVLDLRRLADPIARGLLSADTPLAPYITPVALVQESTSLAELLPLIRSGQPLLVVVDEHGGTEGLVTVADLTSEIVGEEEDSLEAAQDLQQLGEGCWSVAGDLEIFELNRQLALQLPEAEGHHTLAGFLLERLQHIPSAGEGLRWKGHQFRVLAMDGPRIERVQIERPVVEPERTEGG
- the pyrE gene encoding orotate phosphoribosyltransferase gives rise to the protein MRLALLPLLASQAYRHGNFTLASGRSSHHYVNCKPVSLSGTGLALLGALMLDQVETEARAVAGLTLGADPLVSAVAMRAALEGRELNALIVRKEAKGHGTGAWLEGPLPEPGSTITVLEDVVTTGGSSLKAVQQLREAGYTVSRVVTIVDRQEGGVEAMTAAGLELRSLFLLDEVATTAAGLANS
- a CDS encoding Occludin/ELL family protein, whose protein sequence is MVSAPAAAGPVVCTTTLEAPNSTGQAVDGGAAGPVEVTRCGVVQTTPQLMEQRFYSYTAPFARGVSLTNQITDLFGIAMGGGDGTRVMGFGFPDQTIIWDGTAVENTYQVLLQQQSDPMPWRTGDVSNGYSGRLGSAGSQPDGRGWQDGGASYGAPVRGLW
- a CDS encoding Gfo/Idh/MocA family protein; this translates as MNPVRVGVIGIGNMGWHHARVLSLIKDAELVGVADPDGSRGQLATEQFGCRWFPSYEEMLPEVDAVCIAVPTLLHHRVGLACLKAGVHVLIEKPIAASQEEAVELIHAAEQAGRLLQVGHIERFNPAFRELVKVVANEEVVVLEARRHSPNPDRANDVSVVLDLMIHDIDLVLELAGAPVIRLAAAGGRSAEGPIDYVNATLAFANGVVASLTASKMAHRKIRSLSAHCRGSLVETDFLNRTLHIHRRAHESVSADHGELVYRSDGVIEEVSTTSIEPLYAELEHFLQCVRGVETPAVDGLQASRALQLADLIEQCVEQPNLCMSLEAPI
- a CDS encoding folate-binding protein YgfZ gives rise to the protein MSSDPWGWQPSGPCRSEQAGYLIRLDGPDTGRFLHGQTSSAIEGQQPGSWIPSCCTTATGRLRALAEVLVDRDGAWLLLRGADGTALWQALERVLFPADRVQLGPVTPVRWITPLGAGCDGLPQVADGSWIALEDGSGWLLGRQLVLLANAELPAWLADRAPLPAREQQRWRIQQGLPAAPGEINDDTNPFEVGLADRVSLSKGCYVGQETLAKLATYDGVKQQLRRWFWRGTQGPGEPGTVLFGAKTGDETSSPRAGLITSSLALEDGLWIGLALVRRQSLQQTCLRAGPDPDGALLELSRPPACVDPPVGAGRKS